In Eschrichtius robustus isolate mEscRob2 chromosome 2, mEscRob2.pri, whole genome shotgun sequence, a single window of DNA contains:
- the LOC137758808 gene encoding uncharacterized protein: MGRRAGAKRAGRASGRARGFFLPAVAAHGLPELRGGGGGGGGGGSGGGGGAFPIWRRRLTSLEDVARPRRGGPGERRKRRAGTRGSGLAVYELPSAPRVSPGARPFLGVPSPPGPPPPSRDVSFLRPPSPVSPKEPGLEPESGKAPANPGSLGLARLNPAPSGAVPLAPQTAQSSELASPGAAETRLGIRGPHESLEGLCSPLMARGEGARSAHIPIPFRRSNTV; encoded by the coding sequence ATGGGGAGACGGGCCGGGGCGAAGCGGGCGGGCCGGGCGTCAGGGCGGGCGAGGGGCTTCTTCCTTCCTGCGGTCGCAGCCCACGGGCTGCCGGAGCTCCGAGGCGGaggcgggggaggaggaggaggaggaagcggcggcggcggcggcgccttTCCAATATGGCGGCGCCGGCTGACGTCACTGGAGGATGTGGCACGGCCGCGGCGGGGCGGGCCGGGAGAGCGCCGGAAGCGGCGGGCAGGGACCCGGGGGTCGGGTCTCGCTGTCTACGAACTCCCTTCCGCCCCCCGGGTCTCCCCCGGCGCTCGCCCTTTTCTTGGGGTTCCTTCGCCGCCCGGCCCGCCGCCCCCCTCCCGTGACGTGTCCTTCCTCCGCCCGCCTTCCCCTGTGTCCCCCAAAGAACCGGGGCTGGAGCCAGAGTCTGGCAAGGCCCCAGCGAATCCGGGCAGCCTTGGCCTCGCGAGGTTGAACCCTGCTCCGTCTGGAGCTGTCCCCTTAGCACCCCAGACAGCACAGTCCTCGGAGTTGGCCTCGCCCGGGGCTGCAGAGACCCGGCTTGGAATCCGGGGTCCCCACGAGTCACTGGAAGGACTTTGCTCACCGCTGATGGCGCGGGGAGAGGGCGCGCGCTCTGCCCACATTCCCATACCCTTCAGAAGGAGCAACACCGTTTAA